In one window of Solanum pennellii chromosome 2, SPENNV200 DNA:
- the LOC107011105 gene encoding pentatricopeptide repeat-containing protein At4g13650 isoform X1 has protein sequence MMRSIQSFFKSTDCLRKEIWSFQYGKQIRLKNCSFSSCASVTSVVLDDCSDEENEYYSSIVHQRVAKDKGYFDHTYYLSLLDSCLSEGSIIDAKKLHGKLLTLGFGADYRIGARFLDIYVAGGDLSSALQIFDNLPIGIRNVSCWNKLLSGFSRIKRNDEVLNLFSRMIREDVNPDECTFSEVLQACSDNKAAFRIRGVEQIHALITRYGLGLQLIVSNRLIDLYSKNGFVDSAKQVFEDMAVRDSSSWVAMLSGFCKNNREEDAILLYKDMRNFGVIPTPYVFSSVISASTKIEAFNLGEQLHASIYKWGFLSNVFVSNALVTLYSRCGYLPLAEQVFVEMPQKDGVTYNSLISGLSLKGFSDKALQLFEKMQLSSLKPDCVTIASLLGACASLGALQKGRQLHSYATKAGLCSDSIIEGSLLDLYVKCSDIETAHNFFLGSQMENIVLWNVMLVGYGQMGDLDESFKIFSLMQFKGLQPNQYTYPSILRTCTSVGALYLGEQIHSQVLKTGFWQNVYVCSVLIDMYAKHEKLDAAEKIFKRLNEEDVVSWTSMIAGYAQHDFFVEALKLFREMQDRGIRSDNIGFASAISACAGIQALYQGRQIHAQSVMSGYSLDHSIGNALIFLYARCGKIQDAYAAFDKIDTKDIISWNGLVSGFAQSGFCEEALKVFSRLHGDGVEANMFTYGSAVSAAANTTNIKQGKQIHARIKKTGYNAETEASNILITLYAKCGSLVDARKEFLEMQNKNDVSWNAMITGYSQHGCGNEAIELFEEMRHLGVKPNHVTYLGVLSACSHVGLVDKGLGYFNSMSKDYGLMPKLEHYASVVDILGRAGHLQRAMNFVETMPVEPDAMVWRTLLSACIVHKNIEIGEETGHRLLELEPQDSATYVLLSNLYAVLGRWDSRNQTRLLMKDRGVKKEPGRSWIEVQNTIHAFFVGDRLHPLANHIYDFVEELNKRVVMIGYVQDNNSLWNDLELGQKDPTAYIHSEKLAIAFGLLSLPEMIPIRVMKNLRVCNDCHNWIKCVSKVADRAIIVRDAYRFHHFADGQCSCNDFCALVPNNWTKNCFMRPH, from the exons ATGATGAGAAGTATTCAATCCTTTTTCAAGTCTACTGATTGTCTTCGCAAG GAAATTTGGAGTTTTCAATATGGTAAACAAATTAGATTGAAGAACTGTAGTTTTAGTAGCTGTGCAAGTGTAACTTCAGTGGTTCTTGATGATTGTTCAGATGAAGAAAATGAATATTATTCATCTATTGTTCATCAGCGGGTAGCGAAAGACAAAGGGTATTTTGATCATACTTATTATCTAAGCTTACTAGATAGTTGCTTGAGTGAAGGGTCAATTATAGATGCCAAGAAACTACATGGAAAGTTGTTGACATTGGGATTTGGCGCTGACTATAGGATTGGTGCTAGGTTTCTTGATATTTATGTTGCTGGTGGAGATTTATCGAGTGCATTacaaatatttgataatttgCCAATAGGAATTAGAAATGTGTCTTGCTGGAATAAATTACTGTCTGGTTTTTCAAGGATAAAAAGAAATGACGAAGTTTTGAATTTGTTTTCTCGAATGATAAGAGAAGATGTTAATCCGGATGAGTGCACATTTTCTGAAGTTCTGCAAGCTTGCAGTGATAACAAGGCTGCATTTCGTATCCGGGGTGTTGAACAGATTCATGCTTTGATTACGCGCTATGGTCTTGGGTTGCAGCTCATCGTTTCTAACCGTTTGATTGATTTGTATTCCAAAAATGGATTTGTAGATTCTGCTAAGCAAGTCTTTGAGGATATGGCGGTAAGGGATAGTTCGTCTTGGGTTGCCATGTTATCTGGTTTTTGCAAGAACAACCGAGAAGAAGATGCTATTCTCCTATATAAGGATATGCGTAATTTTGGAGTTATTCCGACGCCATATGTTTTCTCGAGTGTTATTAGTGCATCCACAAAGATAGAAGCATTTAATTTGGGGGAACAGCTCCATGCTAGTATTTATAAGTGGGGATTTTTATCCAATGTTTTTGTCAGTAATGCCCTTGTTACATTGTATTCTCGCTGTGGATACTTGCCATTGGCAGAGCAAGTATTTGTTGAAATGCCGCAGAAGGATGGAGTTACCTATAATTCTCTAATCTCTGGTCTCTCTTTGAAAGGATTCAGTGATAAGGCTCTACAGTTATTCGAAAAAATGCAGTTAAGTTCGTTAAAACCTGACTGTGTTACAATTGCAAGCCTCTTGGGTGCTTGTGCATCATTAGGAGCTCTTCAGAAGGGAAGACAACTGCATTCTTATGCAACAAAGGCAGGTCTATGCTCAGATAGCATTATTGAAGGTTCTTTACTTGACCTTTATGTTAAGTGCTCTGACATTGAAACAGCCCATAATTTTTTCCTCGGAAGCCAGATGGAAAACATTGTTCTTTGGAATGTGATGCTCGTGGGTTATGGGCAGATGGGTGATTTGGATGAatcattcaaaatattttcactgATGCAGTTTAAAGGGCTACAACCTAATCAATACACATACCCCAGTATATTGAGAACTTGTACATCTGTTGGCGCTCTGTATCTTGGAGAACAAATACATAGCCAAGTACTAAAAACTGGCTTTTGGCAGAATGTTTATGTGTGTAGTGTGCTTATAGATATGTATGCCAAGCATGAAAAATTGGATGCAGCAGAGAAAATCTTTAAGCGTCTAAATGAGGAAGATGTTGTATCTTGGACATCTATGATTGCTGGATACGCTCAGCATGACTTTTTTGTTGAAGCTCTAAAGCTTTTTAGAGAAATGCAAGACCGTGGTATTCGATCTGATAACATAGGATTTGCAAGTGCAATCAGCGCATGTGCCGGCATTCAAGCACTCTATCAAGGGAGACAAATCCATGCACAGTCAGTGATGTCAGGCTACTCATTAGATCATTCAATAGGCAATGCGTTGATTTTTCTTTATGCGAGATGCGGCAAAATACAAGATGCATATGCGGCATTTGACAAAATTGATACAAAAGATATTATTTCGTGGAATGGCTTGGTATCAGGATTCGCCCAAAGTGGATTTTGTGAAGAAGcattaaaagtattttctaGATTGCACGGAGATGGAGTGGAAGCTAACATGTTCACATATGGATCTGCTGTTAGTGCCGCTGCTAATACCACTAATATTAAACAGGGGAAGCAGATTCATGCGAGAATAAAAAAGACAGGTTATAATGCCGAAACAGAAGCTTCCAATATCCTGATCACATTGTATGCGAAGTGCGGAAGCCTTGTGGATGCCAGGAAAGAGTTCCTTGAAatgcaaaataaaaatgatgtttcaTGGAATGCCATGATAACAGGCTATTCTCAACATGGGTGTGGCAATGAAGCTATAGAACTGTTTGAGGAGATGAGACATCTTGGTGTGAAGCCAAACCATGTCACTTATTTGGGTGTTTTATCTGCGTGTAGCCATGTGGGTTTAGTGGATAAGGGGCTTGGCTATTTCAATTCAATGAGTAAGGATTATGGTTTAATGCCAAAACTAGAACATTATGCATCTGTTGTAGACATTTTAGGACGAGCTGGCCATTTGCAGCGTGCAATGAACTTTGTGGAGACAATGCCAGTAGAACCTGATGCAATGGTTTGGAGGACCCTCCTAAGTGCTTGCATAGTTCACAAGAACATTGAAATAGGGGAAGAGACAGGTCACCGCCTCCTAGAATTGGAGCCTCAAGACTCAGCAACTTATGTTTTATTATCAAACCTATATGCAGTTCTTGGAAGATGGGATTCTCGGAACCAGACAAGGCTACTGATGAAAGATAGAGGTGTTAAGAAAGAGCCAGGTCGTAGCTGGATTGAAGTTCAAAACACTATCCATGCATTTTTTGTTGGAGATAGACTCCATCCACTAGCAAATCATATCTATGACTTTGTGGAGGAACTAAATAAACGGGTAGTAATGATTGGTTATGTTCAAGACAATAATAGTCTTTGGAATGATCTGGAGTTGGGACAAAAAGATCCAACTGCTTATATTCACAGTGAAAAGTTAGCTATTGCATTTGGACTTTTAAGCTTGCCTGAAATGATCCCCATACGAGTGATGAAGAATCTCCGCGTCTGCAATGACTGCCACAATTGGATAAAGTGTGTGTCGAAAGTTGCAGATCGGGCCATTATTGTACGGGATGCATACAGGTTTCATCATTTTGCAGATGGTCAATGTTCCTGCAATGATTTCTG TGCATTAGTTCCAAACAACTGGACCAAGAACTGCTTCATGCGTCCTCACTGA
- the LOC107011105 gene encoding pentatricopeptide repeat-containing protein At4g13650 isoform X2 has product MMRSIQSFFKSTDCLRKEIWSFQYGKQIRLKNCSFSSCASVTSVVLDDCSDEENEYYSSIVHQRVAKDKGYFDHTYYLSLLDSCLSEGSIIDAKKLHGKLLTLGFGADYRIGARFLDIYVAGGDLSSALQIFDNLPIGIRNVSCWNKLLSGFSRIKRNDEVLNLFSRMIREDVNPDECTFSEVLQACSDNKAAFRIRGVEQIHALITRYGLGLQLIVSNRLIDLYSKNGFVDSAKQVFEDMAVRDSSSWVAMLSGFCKNNREEDAILLYKDMRNFGVIPTPYVFSSVISASTKIEAFNLGEQLHASIYKWGFLSNVFVSNALVTLYSRCGYLPLAEQVFVEMPQKDGVTYNSLISGLSLKGFSDKALQLFEKMQLSSLKPDCVTIASLLGACASLGALQKGRQLHSYATKAGLCSDSIIEGSLLDLYVKCSDIETAHNFFLGSQMENIVLWNVMLVGYGQMGDLDESFKIFSLMQFKGLQPNQYTYPSILRTCTSVGALYLGEQIHSQVLKTGFWQNVYVCSVLIDMYAKHEKLDAAEKIFKRLNEEDVVSWTSMIAGYAQHDFFVEALKLFREMQDRGIRSDNIGFASAISACAGIQALYQGRQIHAQSVMSGYSLDHSIGNALIFLYARCGKIQDAYAAFDKIDTKDIISWNGLVSGFAQSGFCEEALKVFSRLHGDGVEANMFTYGSAVSAAANTTNIKQGKQIHARIKKTGYNAETEASNILITLYAKCGSLVDARKEFLEMQNKNDVSWNAMITGYSQHGCGNEAIELFEEMRHLGVKPNHVTYLGVLSACSHVGLVDKGLGYFNSMSKDYGLMPKLEHYASVVDILGRAGHLQRAMNFVETMPVEPDAMVWRTLLSACIVHKNIEIGEETGHRLLELEPQDSATYVLLSNLYAVLGRWDSRNQTRLLMKDRGVKKEPGRSWIEVQNTIHAFFVGDRLHPLANHIYDFVEELNKRVVMIGYVQDNNSLWNDLELGQKDPTAYIHSEKLAIAFGLLSLPEMIPIRVMKNLRVCNDCHNWIKCVSKVADRAIIVRDAYRFHHFADGQCSCNDFCRQRMTGFSDHV; this is encoded by the exons ATGATGAGAAGTATTCAATCCTTTTTCAAGTCTACTGATTGTCTTCGCAAG GAAATTTGGAGTTTTCAATATGGTAAACAAATTAGATTGAAGAACTGTAGTTTTAGTAGCTGTGCAAGTGTAACTTCAGTGGTTCTTGATGATTGTTCAGATGAAGAAAATGAATATTATTCATCTATTGTTCATCAGCGGGTAGCGAAAGACAAAGGGTATTTTGATCATACTTATTATCTAAGCTTACTAGATAGTTGCTTGAGTGAAGGGTCAATTATAGATGCCAAGAAACTACATGGAAAGTTGTTGACATTGGGATTTGGCGCTGACTATAGGATTGGTGCTAGGTTTCTTGATATTTATGTTGCTGGTGGAGATTTATCGAGTGCATTacaaatatttgataatttgCCAATAGGAATTAGAAATGTGTCTTGCTGGAATAAATTACTGTCTGGTTTTTCAAGGATAAAAAGAAATGACGAAGTTTTGAATTTGTTTTCTCGAATGATAAGAGAAGATGTTAATCCGGATGAGTGCACATTTTCTGAAGTTCTGCAAGCTTGCAGTGATAACAAGGCTGCATTTCGTATCCGGGGTGTTGAACAGATTCATGCTTTGATTACGCGCTATGGTCTTGGGTTGCAGCTCATCGTTTCTAACCGTTTGATTGATTTGTATTCCAAAAATGGATTTGTAGATTCTGCTAAGCAAGTCTTTGAGGATATGGCGGTAAGGGATAGTTCGTCTTGGGTTGCCATGTTATCTGGTTTTTGCAAGAACAACCGAGAAGAAGATGCTATTCTCCTATATAAGGATATGCGTAATTTTGGAGTTATTCCGACGCCATATGTTTTCTCGAGTGTTATTAGTGCATCCACAAAGATAGAAGCATTTAATTTGGGGGAACAGCTCCATGCTAGTATTTATAAGTGGGGATTTTTATCCAATGTTTTTGTCAGTAATGCCCTTGTTACATTGTATTCTCGCTGTGGATACTTGCCATTGGCAGAGCAAGTATTTGTTGAAATGCCGCAGAAGGATGGAGTTACCTATAATTCTCTAATCTCTGGTCTCTCTTTGAAAGGATTCAGTGATAAGGCTCTACAGTTATTCGAAAAAATGCAGTTAAGTTCGTTAAAACCTGACTGTGTTACAATTGCAAGCCTCTTGGGTGCTTGTGCATCATTAGGAGCTCTTCAGAAGGGAAGACAACTGCATTCTTATGCAACAAAGGCAGGTCTATGCTCAGATAGCATTATTGAAGGTTCTTTACTTGACCTTTATGTTAAGTGCTCTGACATTGAAACAGCCCATAATTTTTTCCTCGGAAGCCAGATGGAAAACATTGTTCTTTGGAATGTGATGCTCGTGGGTTATGGGCAGATGGGTGATTTGGATGAatcattcaaaatattttcactgATGCAGTTTAAAGGGCTACAACCTAATCAATACACATACCCCAGTATATTGAGAACTTGTACATCTGTTGGCGCTCTGTATCTTGGAGAACAAATACATAGCCAAGTACTAAAAACTGGCTTTTGGCAGAATGTTTATGTGTGTAGTGTGCTTATAGATATGTATGCCAAGCATGAAAAATTGGATGCAGCAGAGAAAATCTTTAAGCGTCTAAATGAGGAAGATGTTGTATCTTGGACATCTATGATTGCTGGATACGCTCAGCATGACTTTTTTGTTGAAGCTCTAAAGCTTTTTAGAGAAATGCAAGACCGTGGTATTCGATCTGATAACATAGGATTTGCAAGTGCAATCAGCGCATGTGCCGGCATTCAAGCACTCTATCAAGGGAGACAAATCCATGCACAGTCAGTGATGTCAGGCTACTCATTAGATCATTCAATAGGCAATGCGTTGATTTTTCTTTATGCGAGATGCGGCAAAATACAAGATGCATATGCGGCATTTGACAAAATTGATACAAAAGATATTATTTCGTGGAATGGCTTGGTATCAGGATTCGCCCAAAGTGGATTTTGTGAAGAAGcattaaaagtattttctaGATTGCACGGAGATGGAGTGGAAGCTAACATGTTCACATATGGATCTGCTGTTAGTGCCGCTGCTAATACCACTAATATTAAACAGGGGAAGCAGATTCATGCGAGAATAAAAAAGACAGGTTATAATGCCGAAACAGAAGCTTCCAATATCCTGATCACATTGTATGCGAAGTGCGGAAGCCTTGTGGATGCCAGGAAAGAGTTCCTTGAAatgcaaaataaaaatgatgtttcaTGGAATGCCATGATAACAGGCTATTCTCAACATGGGTGTGGCAATGAAGCTATAGAACTGTTTGAGGAGATGAGACATCTTGGTGTGAAGCCAAACCATGTCACTTATTTGGGTGTTTTATCTGCGTGTAGCCATGTGGGTTTAGTGGATAAGGGGCTTGGCTATTTCAATTCAATGAGTAAGGATTATGGTTTAATGCCAAAACTAGAACATTATGCATCTGTTGTAGACATTTTAGGACGAGCTGGCCATTTGCAGCGTGCAATGAACTTTGTGGAGACAATGCCAGTAGAACCTGATGCAATGGTTTGGAGGACCCTCCTAAGTGCTTGCATAGTTCACAAGAACATTGAAATAGGGGAAGAGACAGGTCACCGCCTCCTAGAATTGGAGCCTCAAGACTCAGCAACTTATGTTTTATTATCAAACCTATATGCAGTTCTTGGAAGATGGGATTCTCGGAACCAGACAAGGCTACTGATGAAAGATAGAGGTGTTAAGAAAGAGCCAGGTCGTAGCTGGATTGAAGTTCAAAACACTATCCATGCATTTTTTGTTGGAGATAGACTCCATCCACTAGCAAATCATATCTATGACTTTGTGGAGGAACTAAATAAACGGGTAGTAATGATTGGTTATGTTCAAGACAATAATAGTCTTTGGAATGATCTGGAGTTGGGACAAAAAGATCCAACTGCTTATATTCACAGTGAAAAGTTAGCTATTGCATTTGGACTTTTAAGCTTGCCTGAAATGATCCCCATACGAGTGATGAAGAATCTCCGCGTCTGCAATGACTGCCACAATTGGATAAAGTGTGTGTCGAAAGTTGCAGATCGGGCCATTATTGTACGGGATGCATACAGGTTTCATCATTTTGCAGATGGTCAATGTTCCTGCAATGATTTCTG TCGTCAAAGGATGACTGGTTTCTCAGACCATGTGTAA
- the LOC107011105 gene encoding pentatricopeptide repeat-containing protein At4g13650 isoform X3 yields the protein MMRSIQSFFKSTDCLRKEIWSFQYGKQIRLKNCSFSSCASVTSVVLDDCSDEENEYYSSIVHQRVAKDKGYFDHTYYLSLLDSCLSEGSIIDAKKLHGKLLTLGFGADYRIGARFLDIYVAGGDLSSALQIFDNLPIGIRNVSCWNKLLSGFSRIKRNDEVLNLFSRMIREDVNPDECTFSEVLQACSDNKAAFRIRGVEQIHALITRYGLGLQLIVSNRLIDLYSKNGFVDSAKQVFEDMAVRDSSSWVAMLSGFCKNNREEDAILLYKDMRNFGVIPTPYVFSSVISASTKIEAFNLGEQLHASIYKWGFLSNVFVSNALVTLYSRCGYLPLAEQVFVEMPQKDGVTYNSLISGLSLKGFSDKALQLFEKMQLSSLKPDCVTIASLLGACASLGALQKGRQLHSYATKAGLCSDSIIEGSLLDLYVKCSDIETAHNFFLGSQMENIVLWNVMLVGYGQMGDLDESFKIFSLMQFKGLQPNQYTYPSILRTCTSVGALYLGEQIHSQVLKTGFWQNVYVCSVLIDMYAKHEKLDAAEKIFKRLNEEDVVSWTSMIAGYAQHDFFVEALKLFREMQDRGIRSDNIGFASAISACAGIQALYQGRQIHAQSVMSGYSLDHSIGNALIFLYARCGKIQDAYAAFDKIDTKDIISWNGLVSGFAQSGFCEEALKVFSRLHGDGVEANMFTYGSAVSAAANTTNIKQGKQIHARIKKTGYNAETEASNILITLYAKCGSLVDARKEFLEMQNKNDVSWNAMITGYSQHGCGNEAIELFEEMRHLGVKPNHVTYLGVLSACSHVGLVDKGLGYFNSMSKDYGLMPKLEHYASVVDILGRAGHLQRAMNFVETMPVEPDAMVWRTLLSACIVHKNIEIGEETGHRLLELEPQDSATYVLLSNLYAVLGRWDSRNQTRLLMKDRGVKKEPGRSWIEVQNTIHAFFVGDRLHPLANHIYDFVEELNKRVVMIGYVQDNNSLWNDLELGQKDPTAYIHSEKLAIAFGLLSLPEMIPIRVMKNLRVCNDCHNWIKCVSKVADRAIIVRDAYRFHHFADGQCSCNDFW from the exons ATGATGAGAAGTATTCAATCCTTTTTCAAGTCTACTGATTGTCTTCGCAAG GAAATTTGGAGTTTTCAATATGGTAAACAAATTAGATTGAAGAACTGTAGTTTTAGTAGCTGTGCAAGTGTAACTTCAGTGGTTCTTGATGATTGTTCAGATGAAGAAAATGAATATTATTCATCTATTGTTCATCAGCGGGTAGCGAAAGACAAAGGGTATTTTGATCATACTTATTATCTAAGCTTACTAGATAGTTGCTTGAGTGAAGGGTCAATTATAGATGCCAAGAAACTACATGGAAAGTTGTTGACATTGGGATTTGGCGCTGACTATAGGATTGGTGCTAGGTTTCTTGATATTTATGTTGCTGGTGGAGATTTATCGAGTGCATTacaaatatttgataatttgCCAATAGGAATTAGAAATGTGTCTTGCTGGAATAAATTACTGTCTGGTTTTTCAAGGATAAAAAGAAATGACGAAGTTTTGAATTTGTTTTCTCGAATGATAAGAGAAGATGTTAATCCGGATGAGTGCACATTTTCTGAAGTTCTGCAAGCTTGCAGTGATAACAAGGCTGCATTTCGTATCCGGGGTGTTGAACAGATTCATGCTTTGATTACGCGCTATGGTCTTGGGTTGCAGCTCATCGTTTCTAACCGTTTGATTGATTTGTATTCCAAAAATGGATTTGTAGATTCTGCTAAGCAAGTCTTTGAGGATATGGCGGTAAGGGATAGTTCGTCTTGGGTTGCCATGTTATCTGGTTTTTGCAAGAACAACCGAGAAGAAGATGCTATTCTCCTATATAAGGATATGCGTAATTTTGGAGTTATTCCGACGCCATATGTTTTCTCGAGTGTTATTAGTGCATCCACAAAGATAGAAGCATTTAATTTGGGGGAACAGCTCCATGCTAGTATTTATAAGTGGGGATTTTTATCCAATGTTTTTGTCAGTAATGCCCTTGTTACATTGTATTCTCGCTGTGGATACTTGCCATTGGCAGAGCAAGTATTTGTTGAAATGCCGCAGAAGGATGGAGTTACCTATAATTCTCTAATCTCTGGTCTCTCTTTGAAAGGATTCAGTGATAAGGCTCTACAGTTATTCGAAAAAATGCAGTTAAGTTCGTTAAAACCTGACTGTGTTACAATTGCAAGCCTCTTGGGTGCTTGTGCATCATTAGGAGCTCTTCAGAAGGGAAGACAACTGCATTCTTATGCAACAAAGGCAGGTCTATGCTCAGATAGCATTATTGAAGGTTCTTTACTTGACCTTTATGTTAAGTGCTCTGACATTGAAACAGCCCATAATTTTTTCCTCGGAAGCCAGATGGAAAACATTGTTCTTTGGAATGTGATGCTCGTGGGTTATGGGCAGATGGGTGATTTGGATGAatcattcaaaatattttcactgATGCAGTTTAAAGGGCTACAACCTAATCAATACACATACCCCAGTATATTGAGAACTTGTACATCTGTTGGCGCTCTGTATCTTGGAGAACAAATACATAGCCAAGTACTAAAAACTGGCTTTTGGCAGAATGTTTATGTGTGTAGTGTGCTTATAGATATGTATGCCAAGCATGAAAAATTGGATGCAGCAGAGAAAATCTTTAAGCGTCTAAATGAGGAAGATGTTGTATCTTGGACATCTATGATTGCTGGATACGCTCAGCATGACTTTTTTGTTGAAGCTCTAAAGCTTTTTAGAGAAATGCAAGACCGTGGTATTCGATCTGATAACATAGGATTTGCAAGTGCAATCAGCGCATGTGCCGGCATTCAAGCACTCTATCAAGGGAGACAAATCCATGCACAGTCAGTGATGTCAGGCTACTCATTAGATCATTCAATAGGCAATGCGTTGATTTTTCTTTATGCGAGATGCGGCAAAATACAAGATGCATATGCGGCATTTGACAAAATTGATACAAAAGATATTATTTCGTGGAATGGCTTGGTATCAGGATTCGCCCAAAGTGGATTTTGTGAAGAAGcattaaaagtattttctaGATTGCACGGAGATGGAGTGGAAGCTAACATGTTCACATATGGATCTGCTGTTAGTGCCGCTGCTAATACCACTAATATTAAACAGGGGAAGCAGATTCATGCGAGAATAAAAAAGACAGGTTATAATGCCGAAACAGAAGCTTCCAATATCCTGATCACATTGTATGCGAAGTGCGGAAGCCTTGTGGATGCCAGGAAAGAGTTCCTTGAAatgcaaaataaaaatgatgtttcaTGGAATGCCATGATAACAGGCTATTCTCAACATGGGTGTGGCAATGAAGCTATAGAACTGTTTGAGGAGATGAGACATCTTGGTGTGAAGCCAAACCATGTCACTTATTTGGGTGTTTTATCTGCGTGTAGCCATGTGGGTTTAGTGGATAAGGGGCTTGGCTATTTCAATTCAATGAGTAAGGATTATGGTTTAATGCCAAAACTAGAACATTATGCATCTGTTGTAGACATTTTAGGACGAGCTGGCCATTTGCAGCGTGCAATGAACTTTGTGGAGACAATGCCAGTAGAACCTGATGCAATGGTTTGGAGGACCCTCCTAAGTGCTTGCATAGTTCACAAGAACATTGAAATAGGGGAAGAGACAGGTCACCGCCTCCTAGAATTGGAGCCTCAAGACTCAGCAACTTATGTTTTATTATCAAACCTATATGCAGTTCTTGGAAGATGGGATTCTCGGAACCAGACAAGGCTACTGATGAAAGATAGAGGTGTTAAGAAAGAGCCAGGTCGTAGCTGGATTGAAGTTCAAAACACTATCCATGCATTTTTTGTTGGAGATAGACTCCATCCACTAGCAAATCATATCTATGACTTTGTGGAGGAACTAAATAAACGGGTAGTAATGATTGGTTATGTTCAAGACAATAATAGTCTTTGGAATGATCTGGAGTTGGGACAAAAAGATCCAACTGCTTATATTCACAGTGAAAAGTTAGCTATTGCATTTGGACTTTTAAGCTTGCCTGAAATGATCCCCATACGAGTGATGAAGAATCTCCGCGTCTGCAATGACTGCCACAATTGGATAAAGTGTGTGTCGAAAGTTGCAGATCGGGCCATTATTGTACGGGATGCATACAGGTTTCATCATTTTGCAGATGGTCAATGTTCCTGCAATGATTTCTGGTAA